In a single window of the Hoyosella subflava DQS3-9A1 genome:
- a CDS encoding lysophospholipid acyltransferase family protein, whose translation MSLPQGFHVTTTHAWMPVSPCGAGCIPPDRPGAGRWIAATRLVRTAGVLAAAPALFTVQPLIPVAPRVRLQCAFSRLLLASLGLRIVVVDKTGGVHPQQRGVLIVANHISWLDPVVISAIAPSSFVARSDMLTWPVIGHLARCARTIPIARENLRALPGTLHEVTRRLRAGHRVAVFPEGTTWCGRSWGTFRPAFFQAAFDSAVSVAPVHIRYTDAAGKLRTEPCFVGDDGFVQAFLRILRLRDTTVEITLLQHEPPIGDRKTLAARCEAHLRQADFAQLTFDGTFSPDPIVA comes from the coding sequence ATGAGCCTTCCGCAAGGTTTTCACGTCACCACCACGCACGCGTGGATGCCAGTGAGCCCGTGCGGGGCGGGATGCATCCCGCCCGATCGACCGGGTGCTGGTCGCTGGATTGCGGCAACGCGACTCGTCCGCACCGCTGGGGTGCTCGCGGCGGCGCCTGCGCTCTTCACGGTCCAGCCGCTGATTCCTGTAGCTCCACGAGTGCGTCTGCAGTGCGCGTTCTCACGGCTGCTGCTCGCAAGTCTTGGGCTGCGCATTGTCGTGGTGGACAAGACCGGTGGTGTGCACCCACAGCAACGGGGCGTGCTGATCGTCGCCAACCACATTTCGTGGCTTGATCCCGTGGTGATATCAGCGATCGCGCCGAGTTCCTTCGTGGCACGTTCGGACATGCTCACCTGGCCGGTGATCGGCCACCTAGCGCGATGCGCCAGGACGATCCCGATTGCGCGTGAGAACCTGCGGGCACTGCCCGGAACGCTGCACGAGGTGACGCGGAGGCTGCGGGCCGGGCATCGTGTTGCCGTCTTCCCTGAGGGCACTACCTGGTGCGGCAGGTCGTGGGGCACGTTTCGTCCGGCGTTCTTCCAGGCGGCTTTCGATTCGGCAGTGAGTGTCGCTCCCGTCCATATTCGCTACACCGACGCGGCCGGTAAGTTGAGGACGGAGCCGTGCTTCGTCGGCGACGATGGATTTGTCCAGGCATTTCTGCGTATCCTCCGACTCCGCGACACCACGGTGGAGATCACACTTCTGCAGCACGAACCGCCTATCGGGGACAGGAAGACGCTTGCGGCACGGTGCGAGGCGCACCTCCGGCAGGCCGACTTCGCACAGTTGACCTTTGACGGAACTTTCTCGCCGGATCCCATCGTGGCCTGA
- a CDS encoding electron transfer flavoprotein subunit alpha/FixB family protein — MAEVLVLVEHFEGALKKVTSELITAARNIGEPSAVVAGAPGTAAALADDLKAAGAEKIYVAESDEVETVLITPKVDVLAALVEQVTPAAVITAATIEGKEVSGRLAAAIDGALLVDVTEVRSDGSANHSIFGGAWNVDAKASGDRIPVISVRPGAVEAEPQAGAGEQVTVEVPAQEEGITRITKRDPVVAGDRPELTEATIVVSGGRGVGSAEKFSVVEELADALGAAVGASRAAVDSGYYPGQFQVGQTGKTVSPNLYVALGISGAIQHRAGMQTSKTIIAVNKDEEAPIFEIADYGIIGDLFNVAPQLTEAVKKHKG, encoded by the coding sequence ATGGCAGAAGTACTTGTGCTCGTTGAGCACTTTGAGGGTGCTCTGAAAAAGGTCACCAGCGAACTGATCACCGCTGCCCGCAACATCGGTGAGCCGTCGGCGGTCGTCGCTGGCGCGCCAGGGACCGCAGCCGCACTCGCGGATGACCTCAAAGCCGCCGGTGCGGAGAAGATCTACGTCGCCGAATCTGACGAGGTCGAAACCGTCCTCATCACGCCGAAGGTTGACGTGCTCGCCGCGCTCGTCGAGCAGGTGACCCCAGCTGCAGTGATCACCGCAGCCACCATCGAAGGCAAGGAAGTTTCCGGGCGTCTCGCCGCGGCGATCGACGGCGCGCTTCTCGTCGACGTCACCGAGGTCCGCTCCGATGGTTCGGCGAACCACTCCATCTTCGGTGGCGCGTGGAACGTCGACGCCAAGGCATCAGGTGACCGTATCCCGGTCATCAGCGTGCGCCCCGGCGCAGTGGAAGCCGAGCCGCAGGCAGGCGCGGGTGAACAGGTCACCGTCGAGGTGCCCGCCCAGGAAGAAGGCATCACCCGTATCACCAAGCGCGACCCTGTCGTTGCTGGTGATCGTCCAGAGCTCACTGAAGCCACCATCGTTGTTTCCGGTGGACGCGGTGTGGGCAGCGCCGAGAAGTTCTCAGTTGTCGAGGAACTCGCCGACGCTCTCGGCGCAGCAGTCGGTGCTTCCCGCGCCGCTGTCGACTCGGGTTACTACCCAGGCCAGTTCCAGGTCGGCCAGACCGGTAAGACGGTTTCGCCGAACCTGTACGTCGCGCTGGGAATCTCGGGTGCCATCCAGCACCGTGCGGGTATGCAGACGTCCAAGACCATTATCGCGGTCAACAAGGACGAGGAAGCCCCGATCTTCGAGATCGCGGACTACGGCATCATCGGCGACCTCTTCAATGTGGCTCCGCAGCTCACCGAAGCAGTGAAGAAGCACAAAGGCTGA
- a CDS encoding electron transfer flavoprotein subunit beta/FixA family protein, which yields MTNVVVLIKQVPDTWSERKLREDDYTLDRDAADPVLDEINERAVEEALLIKEKHGGEVTVLCAGPDRATDAIRKALSMGADKAIHVNDESLHGSDAIQTAYVLAAALGTVEGTEIVITGNEATDGRVGSIPAMISYYLGIPQLTHLRKLDIEGDKATGERETDEGVFTLEASLPAIVSVNEKINEPRFPSFKGIMAAKKKPIETLSLADLGVEADVAGVANAATTVTGATPKPPRAAGEKVADEGDGGNAVAKYLIGQKII from the coding sequence ATGACAAATGTAGTCGTCTTGATCAAGCAGGTCCCCGACACATGGTCTGAGCGCAAACTGAGGGAAGATGATTACACCCTCGACCGTGACGCTGCTGACCCTGTGCTCGACGAGATCAATGAGCGTGCAGTTGAAGAAGCGCTCCTCATCAAGGAAAAGCATGGCGGCGAGGTGACTGTGCTTTGCGCCGGACCTGATCGTGCAACCGACGCCATCCGCAAGGCCCTGTCAATGGGCGCGGACAAGGCGATCCACGTCAACGATGAGTCACTCCACGGAAGCGACGCAATCCAGACGGCGTACGTTCTCGCCGCGGCTCTCGGCACCGTTGAAGGCACCGAGATTGTCATCACGGGTAACGAGGCCACAGATGGCCGGGTCGGTTCGATTCCCGCGATGATTTCCTACTACCTCGGCATTCCGCAGCTTACGCACCTGCGCAAGCTGGATATCGAGGGTGACAAGGCCACCGGCGAGCGCGAGACTGACGAAGGTGTGTTCACCCTCGAAGCGTCACTCCCTGCGATCGTGAGCGTCAACGAGAAGATCAACGAGCCGCGCTTCCCGTCCTTCAAAGGCATCATGGCTGCGAAGAAGAAGCCGATCGAGACCCTGTCGCTGGCAGACCTGGGTGTTGAGGCTGATGTCGCGGGCGTCGCGAATGCAGCGACGACGGTGACGGGTGCGACACCGAAGCCACCGCGTGCTGCAGGTGAGAAGGTCGCCGACGAGGGTGACGGCGGCAACGCAGTCGCGAAGTACCTCATCGGCCAGAAGATCATCTGA
- the mnmA gene encoding tRNA 2-thiouridine(34) synthase MnmA: MRVLAAMSGGVDSAVAAARAVAAGHDVVGVHLALSTAPGALRTGSRGCCSREDAGDARRAADILGIPFYVWDFADKFKEDVIDDFVASYAAGETPNPCLRCNEKIKFSALAERAYALGFDAVVTGHYAQLRDGVLRRAVDAEKDQSYVLAVLTAEQLARAMFPVGDTPKPEIRNEAARLGLSVANKPDSHDICFIPTGNTQAFLGARIGVRPGKVVDSESGAVLAEHEGVHGFTVGQRKGLGLPGPAADGKPRYVTGIDPETSTVTVGSAADLEVWTITARDVIWTSGAAPEGAVDCVVQVRAHGGTAAATAEPEGSGMRITLASPLTGVARGQAAVLYREDPAGDIVLGSGTIAGTSAQRSGRVAAHAGSTESQ, translated from the coding sequence ATGCGTGTTTTAGCTGCAATGAGTGGCGGTGTTGATTCCGCGGTGGCCGCCGCACGCGCCGTGGCTGCAGGTCACGATGTTGTAGGGGTCCATCTCGCGCTCTCCACCGCGCCCGGCGCACTGCGAACGGGGTCACGTGGGTGCTGTTCGCGCGAAGATGCCGGAGATGCGCGGCGAGCGGCCGACATCCTCGGTATCCCGTTTTATGTCTGGGACTTTGCTGACAAGTTCAAGGAGGATGTGATTGATGACTTCGTTGCGTCCTACGCGGCCGGCGAAACCCCTAACCCCTGCTTGCGCTGCAACGAGAAGATCAAATTCTCGGCTTTAGCCGAACGTGCGTACGCGCTGGGCTTCGACGCGGTGGTGACGGGGCACTACGCCCAGTTGCGGGACGGTGTGCTGCGCCGCGCGGTCGATGCCGAGAAGGACCAGTCGTATGTGCTGGCGGTTCTCACAGCCGAGCAGCTGGCGCGCGCGATGTTCCCGGTGGGTGATACTCCGAAGCCCGAGATCAGAAACGAAGCGGCACGGCTGGGACTTTCCGTCGCGAACAAACCAGACAGCCATGACATTTGCTTCATTCCGACAGGTAACACACAGGCTTTCCTTGGTGCACGGATCGGTGTGCGGCCTGGCAAGGTCGTGGACAGCGAGTCCGGTGCAGTCCTGGCTGAGCATGAGGGCGTCCACGGTTTCACCGTCGGGCAGCGTAAGGGACTGGGTTTGCCGGGGCCAGCCGCGGACGGTAAGCCCCGGTATGTGACGGGAATTGATCCAGAGACCTCGACGGTGACGGTGGGGTCCGCCGCTGATCTGGAGGTGTGGACGATCACCGCCCGGGACGTGATCTGGACGTCCGGCGCGGCACCTGAGGGTGCTGTTGACTGTGTCGTCCAAGTTCGTGCGCACGGCGGAACTGCTGCCGCAACAGCGGAACCTGAAGGAAGTGGCATGCGGATTACGCTTGCCAGCCCGCTTACCGGCGTGGCACGGGGCCAGGCCGCGGTGCTGTACCGCGAGGATCCTGCTGGGGACATCGTGCTGGGCAGCGGCACTATCGCAGGCACGAGCGCGCAACGCTCTGGACGTGTCGCGGCCCACGCAGGCAGCACTGAATCTCAGTGA
- a CDS encoding GNAT family N-acetyltransferase — MTTSSVLIPAPAVRRDCAPHGHKGPRYSLVLSTDRADVRAVQALRYEIFRSEPGFSDSIGEDGRDADRFDEFCDHLLVRDEANGEIIGCYRMLPPEAANAAGGYYTSTEFRLTGFDGIMSSTVEMGRACVHPDHRNGAVLSLMWAGILQYLTLTRNEWVLGCVSVPVQFSPGDVPGANVRAVRDALHTRHRCPPPMDAHPFRPVVLDGRGLDDIAAPERVRMPPLLRGYLRLGARICGEPAYDPDFGVADFVTVLGVRQANQRYLERLRSAATSSSAPEENR; from the coding sequence ATGACCACTTCCTCGGTGCTGATACCGGCCCCGGCCGTGCGACGCGACTGCGCGCCGCACGGGCACAAGGGGCCGCGCTACTCACTGGTGCTCTCCACGGATCGCGCCGATGTTCGCGCAGTGCAGGCGTTGCGCTACGAGATATTCCGGTCAGAACCGGGATTCAGCGATTCGATAGGTGAGGACGGTCGCGATGCCGATCGCTTCGACGAGTTCTGCGACCACCTCCTCGTGCGGGACGAGGCGAACGGCGAAATCATCGGCTGCTACCGGATGCTGCCGCCAGAGGCCGCGAATGCTGCTGGCGGCTACTACACCTCGACCGAATTCAGACTTACTGGTTTCGACGGCATCATGTCGTCGACAGTCGAAATGGGCCGCGCATGCGTCCACCCCGACCACCGGAACGGAGCTGTCCTCAGCCTGATGTGGGCGGGGATCCTGCAGTACCTGACCCTGACTCGAAACGAATGGGTCCTCGGCTGTGTCTCGGTGCCAGTACAGTTCAGCCCCGGTGATGTACCCGGCGCGAACGTACGTGCGGTACGTGACGCCCTTCATACGCGGCACCGTTGTCCACCACCAATGGACGCGCACCCTTTCCGGCCGGTGGTGCTCGACGGGCGGGGACTGGACGACATCGCTGCTCCGGAGCGGGTGCGAATGCCCCCACTGCTGCGTGGGTACCTGCGACTTGGAGCCCGTATCTGCGGGGAGCCGGCTTACGATCCCGACTTTGGTGTGGCTGATTTCGTCACTGTGCTCGGGGTGCGGCAGGCAAACCAGCGCTATCTCGAACGCCTTCGCTCCGCAGCCACGAGTTCGTCAGCACCAGAGGAAAACCGATGA
- a CDS encoding class I SAM-dependent methyltransferase — translation MTDFTGATTDLPARDPAPPGHLPLTGERTVPGIAEENYWFRRHEIVYLDLLARCAGRVVVDAGFGEGYGAALLADAADRVIGLDYDQQAAEHAGRRYPAITPVRSNLAALPLADDSVDVVVNFQVIEHLWDQLQFIKECHRVLRPGGELLISTPNRITFSPGRETPLNPFHTRELSASELTELLSDGGFGIKTMTGVHHGGRLKELDARYGGSLIDEQLRYALAGTPWPEALSADVAGVTADDFVLSEADIDASLDLVAIAVKG, via the coding sequence GTGACTGATTTCACCGGCGCAACTACTGATCTCCCCGCACGCGATCCCGCACCCCCCGGGCACCTCCCCCTCACCGGTGAGCGGACCGTGCCCGGTATCGCTGAAGAAAACTACTGGTTCAGGCGTCACGAGATCGTCTACCTCGACCTTCTAGCTCGGTGTGCCGGCAGGGTCGTGGTCGACGCGGGTTTCGGCGAAGGATATGGCGCGGCTCTGCTCGCTGACGCCGCGGACCGCGTAATCGGCCTCGACTACGACCAGCAGGCCGCGGAGCACGCGGGCCGACGATACCCAGCGATCACCCCCGTGCGCTCGAACCTCGCGGCGCTCCCGCTCGCGGATGATTCCGTCGACGTCGTCGTGAATTTTCAAGTGATCGAACATCTTTGGGATCAGCTGCAGTTCATCAAGGAATGCCACCGGGTCCTTCGCCCAGGCGGTGAGCTTCTTATTTCAACACCAAACCGCATCACCTTCTCCCCCGGTCGCGAAACCCCGCTCAACCCGTTCCACACACGCGAATTGTCCGCGTCCGAGCTAACGGAACTGCTGTCCGACGGGGGTTTCGGGATCAAGACAATGACCGGCGTTCACCATGGCGGCCGCCTCAAAGAACTCGACGCCCGTTACGGCGGTTCCCTCATCGACGAGCAACTCAGGTACGCCCTCGCTGGAACGCCGTGGCCGGAAGCACTGAGCGCGGACGTAGCGGGGGTGACCGCCGACGATTTCGTGCTCTCGGAAGCCGACATTGACGCCAGCCTCGATCTCGTCGCTATCGCGGTGAAAGGGTGA
- a CDS encoding cysteine desulfurase family protein — protein MTSPGHSVYLDHAAATPLLPEALEAMTAAYRHAGNAASLHGSGRAARRLVEESRESIAESLGARPSEVVFTSGGTESDNLGIKGIFWAQRAADPRRKRIIASCVEHHAVLDAVEWLATDQGAEVTWLPVTHEGAVEPAALSAALAQEPENAALVTVMWANNEVGTVNPVTDLARIARAAGVPMHSDAVQAAGPLPARFSESGLSAMSIAAHKFGGPHGIGALLLGRDVACAPLLHGGGHERDVRSGTPDAPAAAGMAAALRVAAERRERATAHSERLRDRLIDGIMAIAPDAHINGTTSRARLPGLVNVTFPGCEGDSLLMLLDAQGIECSTGSACTAGVARASHVLIAMGLDPVVARGSLRFSFGHTSVDSDVDRVLAALPHVLDRARAAGFASAGASSTSERGL, from the coding sequence ATGACTTCGCCAGGACATTCGGTATACCTCGATCACGCCGCTGCGACACCACTGCTGCCTGAGGCGCTCGAGGCGATGACCGCTGCCTATCGCCACGCCGGAAATGCAGCCTCCCTGCATGGCTCCGGGCGCGCCGCGCGCCGGCTCGTGGAGGAATCTCGTGAGTCGATCGCGGAATCGCTCGGCGCGCGCCCCTCCGAAGTGGTCTTCACCTCCGGTGGAACGGAAAGCGACAACCTCGGGATCAAGGGCATCTTCTGGGCGCAGCGTGCTGCGGATCCTCGCCGCAAGCGCATCATCGCGAGCTGTGTCGAGCATCATGCGGTCCTTGACGCCGTCGAATGGCTGGCGACCGACCAGGGCGCCGAGGTTACGTGGCTGCCCGTTACCCATGAGGGCGCGGTGGAGCCTGCAGCCCTGAGTGCTGCGCTCGCGCAGGAACCCGAAAACGCTGCACTGGTGACGGTCATGTGGGCCAACAACGAGGTCGGAACAGTCAATCCGGTTACTGACCTCGCCCGAATTGCCCGTGCCGCAGGTGTGCCGATGCACAGCGATGCGGTACAGGCCGCAGGGCCGCTGCCAGCGCGCTTCTCGGAGAGTGGACTGTCAGCGATGAGCATCGCCGCCCACAAGTTCGGTGGGCCGCACGGTATCGGCGCCCTGCTGCTTGGCCGCGACGTGGCTTGCGCGCCGCTGTTGCACGGGGGCGGCCATGAGCGTGATGTCCGTTCGGGAACGCCGGATGCGCCAGCGGCGGCAGGTATGGCAGCTGCCCTCCGTGTCGCTGCTGAACGCCGCGAACGTGCGACTGCTCACTCGGAGCGGCTCCGTGACCGGCTCATCGACGGAATTATGGCGATCGCGCCCGACGCGCACATCAACGGTACGACGTCACGCGCCCGGCTGCCCGGTCTCGTCAACGTGACCTTCCCCGGGTGTGAGGGTGACTCCCTTCTGATGCTTCTCGACGCGCAGGGGATTGAGTGTTCCACCGGCTCGGCCTGCACGGCTGGCGTCGCACGAGCGAGCCATGTTCTGATCGCGATGGGTCTCGATCCGGTTGTGGCGCGGGGGTCACTACGTTTCTCGTTCGGGCATACCTCCGTCGACAGCGACGTTGATCGTGTACTGGCGGCATTGCCGCATGTGCTTGACCGGGCCCGTGCTGCGGGGTTTGCCAGCGCTGGTGCCAGTAGCACCTCGGAGAGGGGGTTGTAA